From Pseudoalteromonas sp. DL-6, one genomic window encodes:
- a CDS encoding rhomboid family intramembrane serine protease, whose translation MQNKPSTLSLLSSTRFAIISIVTICFVLQLINSLPGISLNGLGIYPRSIQGLIGILCAPFLHGSWWHFASNMLPFIILSWLICQYSVKRFYSVFLFTALVGGLLVWMFARGNIHVGLSGVIYGLWGFILCYGIVRRSFKSIFIAVVVAFLYSGFIWGVLPQRLHISFESHLFGALSGFFLGYKLAKADKLKATTGKANTHV comes from the coding sequence ATGCAAAATAAACCATCCACCTTGTCGTTACTTAGCAGCACCCGTTTTGCCATTATAAGCATTGTGACTATTTGTTTTGTGTTGCAACTAATTAATAGCCTGCCAGGCATTAGTTTAAATGGTTTAGGTATTTACCCACGCAGCATTCAAGGGCTGATTGGGATTCTTTGCGCTCCCTTTTTACACGGTAGCTGGTGGCATTTTGCTAGTAATATGCTGCCCTTTATTATTTTAAGCTGGTTAATTTGCCAATACAGCGTAAAGCGTTTTTATAGCGTATTTTTATTCACCGCATTAGTCGGTGGATTACTGGTATGGATGTTTGCCCGTGGCAATATTCATGTCGGCTTAAGTGGCGTTATTTATGGATTATGGGGCTTTATTTTATGCTATGGCATTGTAAGACGTTCTTTTAAATCTATTTTTATAGCCGTGGTGGTGGCCTTTTTATACAGCGGCTTTATTTGGGGCGTGTTACCACAGCGGTTGCATATCTCGTTTGAAAGCCATCTGTTTGGCGCATTAAGTGGATTCTTTTTAGGGTATAAATTAGCAAAAGCAGATAAATTAAAAGCAACAACGGGCAAAGCAAATACGCACGTTTAA
- a CDS encoding flavin reductase family protein, whose protein sequence is MFLDLMQNSSRSVYSYLVGGISPRPIAWISTLSSEGVTNIAPYSFFTVASCQPAVLSVTQVNPSDKANKDTLTNLLATKECVVNIVSHALVEQMNQSCANYPNNVSEFDEASIERVPSQLVNPPSVAASKVRYECKLREVITISDEPSGGKMMLLDVVGIFIDDATLVNGYIDPTRLDAVGKMGGDYFSTTNDKFVLKRPQL, encoded by the coding sequence ATGTTTTTAGATTTAATGCAAAACAGCAGCCGCTCTGTGTATAGCTACTTAGTTGGCGGCATTAGCCCACGACCGATTGCATGGATAAGCACCCTAAGTAGTGAGGGGGTAACTAATATTGCACCTTACTCTTTTTTTACCGTAGCAAGTTGTCAGCCTGCAGTGTTAAGTGTTACTCAAGTTAACCCCAGCGATAAAGCCAATAAAGATACACTGACAAATTTACTAGCCACCAAAGAATGTGTGGTTAATATTGTTAGTCATGCCTTAGTAGAGCAAATGAACCAAAGCTGCGCTAATTACCCTAATAATGTCAGTGAGTTTGATGAGGCCAGCATAGAGAGAGTCCCAAGCCAGTTAGTTAATCCGCCGAGTGTTGCAGCTTCAAAAGTACGCTATGAATGTAAGCTTCGAGAAGTGATCACTATTTCAGATGAACCAAGCGGTGGCAAAATGATGCTCTTAGATGTAGTGGGAATTTTTATAGATGACGCCACGTTGGTAAATGGCTACATAGATCCGACACGTTTAGATGCAGTAGGTAAAATGGGCGGCGATTACTTTAGCACCACTAACGATAAGTTTGTATTAAAACGCCCACAACTTTAA
- the yghU gene encoding glutathione-dependent disulfide-bond oxidoreductase codes for MSDNNDYTPAKVWTWDNESGGKFANINRPIAGATHDKTLPIGKHPFQLYSLATPNGQKVSIMFEELLELGITEAEYDAYLINIGEGDQFGSDFVDINPNSKIPALMDHSTTPPTPVFESGAILQYLGEKFDALIPNDFQAKTQCRNWLFWQMGSAPYLGGGFGHFYSYAPTKMQYPIDRFTMETKRQLDVLNRHLSDNEYMAGSEYSIADIAIWPWYGSLVLGDLYDAAEFLDVGSYTHVVRWAKQIAARPGVKRGRRVNRTWGAEEEQLAERHSARDFE; via the coding sequence ATGAGTGATAACAACGACTACACCCCAGCAAAAGTATGGACATGGGACAATGAAAGTGGCGGTAAATTTGCAAACATTAACCGCCCAATTGCAGGGGCAACCCACGATAAAACATTGCCCATTGGTAAACATCCATTTCAGCTTTACTCATTAGCGACCCCCAACGGGCAAAAAGTCAGTATTATGTTTGAAGAGCTGTTAGAGCTTGGTATTACTGAGGCTGAGTACGACGCTTATTTAATTAACATTGGTGAAGGCGATCAGTTTGGCTCTGATTTTGTTGATATAAACCCAAACTCAAAAATACCTGCGTTGATGGATCATTCTACAACGCCACCGACTCCTGTGTTTGAATCTGGCGCTATTTTACAATACCTTGGCGAGAAGTTTGATGCGCTTATTCCTAATGACTTTCAAGCTAAAACACAATGTCGTAACTGGCTGTTTTGGCAAATGGGATCGGCGCCTTATTTAGGCGGTGGTTTTGGTCATTTTTACAGTTATGCACCAACCAAAATGCAATACCCGATTGACCGTTTCACCATGGAAACTAAACGTCAGTTAGATGTGCTTAACCGCCATTTAAGTGACAACGAATACATGGCAGGCAGTGAATATTCCATTGCCGACATTGCCATATGGCCATGGTATGGCTCATTGGTATTAGGCGACTTATACGACGCCGCCGAGTTTTTAGATGTCGGATCTTATACACATGTAGTCCGTTGGGCTAAGCAAATAGCAGCGCGTCCAGGCGTAAAACGAGGCCGCCGCGTTAATCGTACTTGGGGAGCAGAAGAGGAACAACTCGCAGAGCGCCACAGTGCTCGTGATTTTGAATAA
- a CDS encoding LysR family transcriptional regulator, which translates to MKVSFEQLKSMVVFAQIVEQGSLTAAAKQLGLTRAVASYHLKKLETQLEVTLLNRSTRTMALTEAGMAYYERCRVITEQANAANQQIENIKSEPQGLLKISCPVNVGMQLIVPAINTFKRQYPKIDIDLQLTDDVVDIIKHGFDFAIRGVALRDSNLQATKLTTMSTCICGAPDYFSHYGKPTTPDELAQHQWVVYQLGSKTLTLQKDGKKVDITMQGSLSTNNAAARTAFVEAGHGIGRIPLYDAWPKVQAGLLQIIMDDYKSKDIELYGVFPPGATGSKKLRLFIDYLKAYFVKQHTALGMRKG; encoded by the coding sequence ATGAAAGTTTCGTTTGAACAATTAAAAAGTATGGTGGTGTTTGCACAAATAGTTGAGCAGGGCAGTTTAACTGCAGCAGCAAAGCAACTAGGTTTAACGCGGGCAGTAGCCAGTTATCATTTAAAAAAGCTAGAAACGCAACTTGAAGTAACCTTGCTTAACCGCTCAACACGTACCATGGCGCTTACTGAAGCCGGTATGGCTTACTATGAGCGTTGCCGCGTTATTACCGAGCAGGCTAATGCTGCCAATCAACAAATAGAAAATATAAAAAGTGAGCCCCAAGGATTATTAAAAATTAGTTGCCCGGTTAATGTGGGGATGCAATTAATAGTGCCTGCAATTAATACCTTTAAGCGCCAATACCCCAAAATTGATATAGATTTACAGTTAACCGATGACGTGGTGGATATTATTAAACACGGGTTTGATTTTGCAATTAGAGGGGTTGCGCTGCGCGATTCAAACCTACAGGCAACTAAGTTAACCACAATGAGTACCTGTATTTGTGGCGCGCCTGATTATTTTTCGCATTATGGCAAGCCTACTACGCCCGATGAATTAGCACAGCACCAATGGGTGGTTTATCAGTTGGGGAGCAAAACCTTGACCTTGCAAAAAGACGGTAAAAAAGTCGACATTACCATGCAAGGATCGCTCAGTACTAATAATGCCGCTGCACGGACTGCATTTGTGGAGGCAGGACATGGCATAGGGCGTATACCGCTATACGATGCATGGCCAAAAGTACAAGCGGGTTTGCTGCAAATTATAATGGACGACTACAAAAGCAAAGACATTGAGTTGTATGGGGTTTTCCCGCCGGGGGCGACGGGATCTAAAAAGTTACGTTTGTTTATTGATTATTTAAAAGCGTACTTTGTAAAACAGCATACGGCATTAGGTATGCGTAAGGGCTAG
- a CDS encoding dienelactone hydrolase family protein, which yields MIIQHHNADLPTPTGLMRTTIYRPQTSGQYPAIIFYSEIFQQTAPIARSAAILASHGFIVLVPEVFHELNPIGTVLAYDDEGKDKGNSDKWAKPLEHHDSDTQSLIDFVKRQSYCSGNVGAMGVCIGGHLAYRAALNPLIKAAFCLYATDIHSNTLPAQPGNNSFERMADILGEIHFIWGKQDPHVPQDGRDKIYQQAVRTGINYQWQEVNAQHAFMRDEGERYDAALAIAMYQQAVALFNRALALTHT from the coding sequence ATGATCATTCAACACCATAACGCTGACTTACCAACGCCTACAGGGTTAATGCGAACTACCATTTACCGCCCACAAACATCGGGGCAATACCCTGCCATTATTTTTTATTCTGAAATTTTTCAGCAAACGGCACCCATTGCCCGTAGTGCAGCTATTTTAGCCAGTCATGGATTTATCGTACTTGTGCCAGAAGTATTTCATGAGCTTAACCCAATTGGGACAGTGCTTGCTTATGATGACGAAGGCAAAGATAAGGGTAATAGCGATAAATGGGCTAAACCTTTAGAGCATCATGATAGCGATACGCAAAGCCTTATCGACTTTGTAAAACGCCAGAGTTATTGTTCAGGAAATGTTGGGGCTATGGGAGTGTGTATTGGTGGGCATTTAGCTTACAGAGCCGCATTAAACCCACTTATAAAAGCTGCATTTTGTTTATACGCCACCGATATACACAGTAATACACTGCCCGCACAACCCGGAAATAACTCGTTTGAACGTATGGCCGATATACTCGGTGAAATTCATTTTATTTGGGGTAAACAAGATCCCCATGTTCCACAAGATGGCCGAGACAAAATATACCAGCAAGCTGTTCGTACTGGTATAAATTACCAATGGCAAGAAGTTAACGCGCAACATGCCTTTATGCGTGATGAAGGTGAGCGATACGATGCAGCTCTCGCCATAGCAATGTATCAACAGGCTGTTGCCTTATTTAACCGAGCGCTAGCCCTTACGCATACCTAA
- a CDS encoding type 1 glutamine amidotransferase domain-containing protein produces the protein MAKKILMVLTSHADLGNTGEKTGFWVEEFAAPYYAFVDAGAEITLASPNGGQPPIDPTSTLADFQTDATKRYDNDSSAQALMANTKVLSEVNASDFDAVFYPGGHGPLWDLVDNTDSISLIEDFVKLQKPVAAVCHASAAFLNTKDADGNALVAGKKVTGFSNTEEAAVQLTDVVPFLVEDELIKKGGDYQKTDDWGVLALEDGLVITGQNPASSELAAKKLLTKLG, from the coding sequence ATGGCTAAGAAAATATTAATGGTACTTACTTCACACGCTGATTTAGGCAACACCGGTGAAAAAACAGGTTTTTGGGTAGAAGAATTCGCCGCCCCTTATTATGCATTTGTTGATGCAGGCGCAGAAATAACCCTAGCTTCACCAAACGGTGGCCAACCACCAATCGATCCAACTAGTACACTAGCCGACTTCCAAACTGATGCTACCAAGCGGTACGACAACGACAGTTCAGCACAAGCATTAATGGCAAATACAAAAGTATTAAGTGAAGTGAATGCTTCTGATTTTGATGCGGTATTTTACCCAGGCGGCCACGGCCCATTATGGGATTTAGTGGATAACACAGATTCAATCTCGCTTATCGAAGATTTTGTAAAATTACAAAAGCCAGTGGCAGCAGTGTGTCATGCGAGCGCCGCATTTTTAAATACAAAAGATGCTGATGGCAATGCATTGGTTGCGGGTAAAAAAGTTACCGGCTTTAGTAACACTGAAGAAGCCGCTGTACAATTAACAGATGTAGTGCCATTTTTAGTCGAAGACGAGCTGATCAAAAAAGGTGGTGACTATCAAAAAACCGACGACTGGGGCGTTCTTGCGCTTGAAGACGGTTTAGTGATCACCGGTCAAAACCCTGCAAGCTCTGAGCTAGCAGCTAAAAAATTACTTACCAAGCTTGGTTAA
- a CDS encoding MFS transporter yields MKKLTKEQIYKRLNNEEDARACKAIDDNACQEVPGNFIILLLSQLFSKFADALLNPKITLPWLMQSLNVPASFIAWLVPIRESGSLLPQLAIANVIRKLPVRKWVWVIGAVMQAGCILAMVAVAFTLKGAQAGYAIIGLLILFSLARGFNSVAAKDVLGKVIPKQQRGNISGLAASIAGFATLTFGLMMWFFSQQKDQDIVIIALLLGALMWLIAAFFYAQINEYSGATEGANNGLLHAFSKLKILYQDKQFAHFVITRALLLCSALSAPFYIILASKQSFEFSLLATFIAVSGFASLVSAPIWGRLSDLSSQRVLVLSAALVTINGLAVFVIATWYGELLLSWWAMPILYFLLSVAHQGVRLGRKTYLVDMAEGNKRTDYVSVSNTVIGVLLLMLGSIGLLESFLSTAELILLYSGLGFLGAMSALFLPKTE; encoded by the coding sequence GTGAAAAAACTGACAAAAGAACAAATCTATAAACGTTTAAACAATGAGGAAGACGCACGAGCTTGCAAAGCCATTGACGACAATGCCTGTCAGGAAGTACCCGGTAATTTTATTATTTTACTCCTTAGTCAGCTTTTTAGTAAATTTGCCGATGCACTGCTTAATCCAAAAATCACCCTGCCCTGGTTAATGCAAAGCTTAAATGTACCCGCGAGTTTTATTGCTTGGTTAGTGCCAATCAGAGAATCGGGCTCGTTACTGCCCCAACTTGCTATTGCAAACGTTATTCGCAAACTCCCCGTTCGTAAATGGGTATGGGTAATAGGTGCAGTGATGCAAGCAGGATGCATTTTAGCCATGGTTGCGGTGGCGTTCACCCTAAAGGGCGCACAAGCAGGTTATGCCATTATTGGCTTATTAATTTTATTTAGCCTTGCCAGAGGGTTTAACTCTGTCGCTGCAAAAGATGTGCTGGGCAAAGTTATTCCTAAACAGCAACGCGGTAATATTAGCGGGCTTGCTGCAAGTATTGCCGGTTTTGCTACACTAACGTTTGGCCTCATGATGTGGTTTTTTTCGCAGCAAAAAGATCAAGACATTGTGATCATCGCTTTACTACTGGGTGCATTAATGTGGCTGATTGCCGCATTTTTTTATGCACAAATTAACGAATATAGTGGCGCTACCGAAGGTGCGAATAATGGCCTATTGCACGCGTTTTCAAAGTTAAAAATTTTATACCAAGACAAACAGTTTGCGCATTTTGTTATTACACGTGCCTTATTGCTTTGTTCAGCACTAAGTGCTCCATTTTATATTATTTTAGCCAGTAAACAGTCGTTTGAATTTTCTTTACTTGCCACCTTTATTGCCGTTTCCGGCTTTGCAAGCCTAGTCTCAGCGCCGATTTGGGGACGCTTAAGCGACTTATCTAGCCAGCGAGTGCTAGTACTCAGTGCCGCTTTAGTTACCATTAATGGGCTGGCTGTATTTGTTATTGCAACTTGGTATGGCGAGCTGCTACTGAGCTGGTGGGCTATGCCTATTTTGTACTTTTTACTCTCAGTTGCGCACCAGGGAGTGCGCTTAGGACGCAAAACGTACCTCGTCGATATGGCGGAGGGTAACAAACGCACCGATTATGTGTCGGTCAGTAATACCGTTATTGGGGTTTTATTACTGATGTTAGGCAGTATAGGCTTATTAGAATCGTTTTTATCAACCGCAGAGCTTATTTTGCTTTACAGCGGATTAGGTTTTTTGGGAGCAATGAGTGCACTGTTTTTACCAAAAACAGAGTAA